The DNA sequence CTATAAAAGACAATGCCGATGCCGAGGGTAAATATATCAGGCAAACCGGTGGCAGAGGGCAGTACGGCCATGTGAAGATAAAGATAGAGCCACTGGTAAGAGGTACTGGTTTTGAATTTGAAAATAAGATAATAGGGGGCACGATTCCCAGGGAGTATATTTCAGCGGTGGAGGCAGGTATCAAAGAGGCTACAAATACCGGTGTGATTGCCGGCTATCCAATCGTGGATGTAAAAGCCGTTTTGTACGATGGTTCTTATCATGAGGTTGACTCCTCGGAAATGGCCTTTAAGATAGCCGGCTCAATGGCACTAAAAGAGGCCGTGGCCCGTGCAAAGCCTGTGCTGCTTGAGCCTATTATGAGTGTTGAAGTTGTTACCCCTGAGGATTATATGGGGGATGTTATCGGAGATTTAAATTCCAGGCGCGGAAAGATACATCAGATAAATAAAAGGGGAAAAACACAAGTCATTGAGGCTAACGTACCCCTTTCAGAGATGTTTGGCTATGCCACTGATTTGAGATCC is a window from the Nitrospirae bacterium YQR-1 genome containing:
- the fusA gene encoding elongation factor G (EF-G; promotes GTP-dependent translocation of the ribosome during translation; many organisms have multiple copies of this gene) yields the protein IKDNADAEGKYIRQTGGRGQYGHVKIKIEPLVRGTGFEFENKIIGGTIPREYISAVEAGIKEATNTGVIAGYPIVDVKAVLYDGSYHEVDSSEMAFKIAGSMALKEAVARAKPVLLEPIMSVEVVTPEDYMGDVIGDLNSRRGKIHQINKRGKTQVIEANVPLSEMFGYATDLRSNSQGRASYTMQLAAYEELPKSVADEVIKKIKGI